In the genome of Francisella salimarina, one region contains:
- a CDS encoding DUF423 domain-containing protein — MNLIIGAILGFISVAFGAYAEHGLKLQISAEHFDFVMTAVRYNQIYAIVISGIGIALLSSKSLSRCLALKLSNLFFIVGTILFSFSIYISVVYNIPIILKLAPLGGTTLMIGWLILILAAIFLKKDLKRNL, encoded by the coding sequence ATGAACTTAATAATTGGTGCGATCTTAGGTTTTATATCAGTAGCTTTTGGTGCTTACGCAGAACATGGTTTAAAATTACAAATCTCAGCTGAACATTTTGATTTCGTAATGACTGCAGTTCGTTATAATCAAATCTATGCTATAGTAATTAGCGGTATTGGAATAGCTCTTTTAAGTAGTAAGAGCTTATCACGATGTTTAGCTCTTAAACTAAGCAACTTATTTTTTATAGTTGGCACAATATTATTTAGTTTTAGTATTTATATTTCTGTGGTTTATAATATACCTATTATTTTGAAGCTAGCACCATTAGGTGGCACCACACTGATGATAGGTTGGCTAATACTAATTTTAGCTGCCATTTTTTTGAAGAAAGATCTAAAGAGAAACTTATGA
- a CDS encoding chorismate--pyruvate lyase family protein → MNIINKQNLSKVERYWLNDAKNLVTSLSKGYGEIILDKISQCFTNVNQLEASLLDIKSALVRQITLSSINETLIFARTIIPCDTYDFFSQEVDNLGTKPIGDNLLFEKSKFTRDEFIIRKLSNDDFYQETSRHIQQEIFSRSSIFTYKDNQELKFLITEYFLVLPELCNAE, encoded by the coding sequence ATGAATATTATTAACAAACAAAATTTATCAAAAGTAGAAAGATACTGGCTTAATGATGCAAAAAACTTAGTTACAAGCCTATCAAAAGGCTATGGTGAAATTATATTAGATAAGATCTCTCAGTGTTTTACAAATGTTAATCAGTTAGAAGCATCACTATTAGATATTAAGTCTGCATTAGTACGGCAAATAACTCTTTCAAGTATCAATGAAACATTAATTTTTGCTAGGACAATTATTCCCTGTGATACTTATGATTTTTTTTCACAAGAAGTTGATAATCTTGGTACAAAACCAATTGGCGATAATCTACTTTTTGAAAAATCTAAATTTACTCGTGATGAATTTATAATCCGTAAATTATCTAATGATGATTTTTATCAAGAAACAAGTAGGCATATTCAGCAAGAGATCTTTTCTCGTAGTTCGATATTTACATACAAAGATAATCAAGAGCTTAAATTTTTAATTACAGAATATTTTCTAGTTTTACCGGAGTTATGTAATGCAGAGTAA
- the htpX gene encoding zinc metalloprotease HtpX has translation MSNTDNLQYGSVNWREVVRKNTYRTYFVIATFLIVFFLLGIFVDTFWRYGEFANAYYSKYGIELPISKVFYALATFQIPPYATMIISAIAVIWIFITFSMYDKIMLSGTEYHEVSADNQDPLARRVYNVVEEMKVAAGMRYMPKVFLIDANYMNAFASGYSEKSAMVAITTKLANALNRDELQAVMAHELTHIRNQDIKLNLFTMVLSNMMLIIMDFLFYSALFSGNNNNSNSNNRNNNAAVFFIIIMILRYVLQIFTIFMMLFLSRTREYMADAGAVELMRTNVPMANALLKIAGDSKTAEAQYSYKHNKNENLRRASYIFDPLSAGIGSGDMSDMFSTHPSIEKRLASIGVKSK, from the coding sequence ATGTCAAATACTGATAATCTACAATATGGATCTGTTAACTGGCGTGAAGTTGTTCGTAAAAATACTTATCGCACATATTTTGTCATAGCAACATTCCTAATTGTTTTTTTTCTGCTAGGAATTTTTGTTGATACCTTTTGGCGATATGGTGAGTTTGCGAATGCTTACTATAGTAAATATGGTATTGAGCTACCTATATCAAAAGTATTTTATGCATTAGCAACATTTCAAATACCTCCTTACGCTACTATGATCATATCTGCTATAGCAGTAATTTGGATATTCATCACTTTTAGTATGTATGACAAAATTATGCTATCTGGCACTGAATATCATGAGGTTTCAGCAGATAACCAAGATCCTTTAGCTCGTCGTGTATATAATGTTGTTGAAGAAATGAAAGTAGCTGCGGGTATGCGATATATGCCAAAGGTTTTTTTAATTGACGCCAATTATATGAATGCTTTTGCATCAGGTTACTCTGAAAAATCCGCAATGGTTGCTATCACAACAAAACTTGCAAATGCTCTTAACCGTGATGAGCTACAAGCTGTTATGGCGCATGAGTTAACTCATATTAGAAATCAAGATATTAAGCTCAACTTATTCACTATGGTTTTATCCAATATGATGCTTATTATTATGGATTTCTTATTTTACTCAGCTCTTTTCTCAGGAAACAATAATAATAGCAACAGCAATAATCGTAACAATAATGCTGCCGTATTTTTTATCATTATTATGATTTTAAGATATGTGTTACAAATTTTTACAATATTTATGATGCTATTCTTGAGTCGTACAAGAGAATATATGGCAGATGCTGGAGCAGTTGAGCTAATGCGTACAAATGTACCAATGGCAAATGCTCTACTAAAGATTGCTGGCGATAGTAAAACAGCAGAAGCTCAATATAGCTATAAGCATAATAAAAATGAAAATCTCCGTCGTGCGTCATATATCTTTGATCCACTAAGTGCAGGTATAGGCAGTGGAGATATGTCTGATATGTTCTCTACTCATCCATCTATCGAAAAAAGACTTGCTTCGATTGGAGTCAAATCCAAGTAA
- a CDS encoding prepilin-type N-terminal cleavage/methylation domain-containing protein yields MNIKTQHNGFTIVELIITIAIITILATLGYATYSDYIIKTKIATEVSVLTARAKEIWDFKKDNKNFYLEGDYSEVNEYAALTKNIGTAGGSGIVNGYAEIMVRPENVPTDMVRWRCVVAGNTLNESNIPEHCILGDATFFRILKENNMIFSEDSFQYDETTVDDDDWGKVDTGSDFLGKWYITGGDEQIEIWNNFDNIDDMRPNVAELDGDRNEIVDFSHDLASKGFDSMQMSFDFYSRTGDDSSNFEVYLGDELVYTHDSFSKGWQTIDIDLQNTSASGKTLTLRESGKDDSYGALIDLESIRVTPNKIT; encoded by the coding sequence ATGAATATAAAAACTCAACATAATGGTTTTACTATAGTTGAGTTAATTATAACTATAGCAATAATTACTATCTTAGCAACTCTTGGTTATGCAACATACTCTGATTACATAATTAAGACAAAAATAGCTACTGAAGTATCTGTATTAACAGCACGCGCAAAAGAAATATGGGACTTTAAAAAAGATAATAAAAACTTTTACCTTGAAGGTGATTACTCTGAAGTTAATGAGTATGCAGCTCTTACGAAAAATATCGGTACAGCTGGGGGAAGCGGCATAGTAAATGGATATGCTGAGATTATGGTACGTCCAGAAAATGTACCAACAGATATGGTAAGATGGAGGTGTGTAGTTGCAGGCAATACTCTAAATGAATCTAACATACCAGAACATTGTATACTTGGTGATGCTACTTTCTTTAGGATACTTAAAGAAAATAATATGATTTTTAGTGAGGATAGCTTCCAATACGATGAAACAACAGTAGATGATGATGACTGGGGTAAGGTTGATACAGGCAGTGACTTCCTTGGAAAATGGTATATAACTGGTGGCGATGAGCAAATAGAAATTTGGAATAATTTCGATAATATTGATGATATGCGTCCAAATGTTGCTGAGCTTGACGGCGATAGGAATGAGATTGTTGATTTTTCTCATGACTTAGCATCAAAAGGTTTTGATAGTATGCAAATGTCATTTGATTTTTACTCTAGGACCGGTGATGACTCAAGTAACTTTGAAGTTTATTTAGGTGATGAGCTTGTCTATACACATGACAGCTTCTCTAAAGGTTGGCAGACAATTGACATAGATTTACAAAATACTAGCGCTTCAGGTAAGACCTTAACACTAAGAGAGTCCGGGAAAGATGATAGTTACGGTGCACTAATAGATTTAGAATCAATTAGAGTGACTCCTAACAAAATCACCTAA
- a CDS encoding thiol-disulfide oxidoreductase DCC family protein translates to MIKVFYDGKCGLCSKEINHYKNIAPENIFEWIDITEISEESLNKENLDTLSCLKLFHVKDNGDRFHTGVDAFIIIWSQLNKWRKLVTIIKLPLIYSFAKIIYSLFAKWRFNRLTHCKIR, encoded by the coding sequence GTGATTAAAGTTTTCTATGATGGTAAATGCGGATTATGCTCAAAAGAGATAAATCACTATAAAAATATAGCCCCAGAAAATATTTTTGAATGGATCGATATTACCGAAATATCTGAAGAAAGTCTTAACAAAGAAAATTTAGATACTCTATCTTGTCTGAAGCTATTTCATGTCAAAGATAACGGAGATAGATTTCATACTGGAGTTGATGCCTTTATCATAATATGGAGCCAATTAAACAAATGGAGAAAGTTAGTAACTATTATTAAACTACCACTAATATATAGTTTTGCTAAAATTATATATAGTCTGTTTGCGAAATGGCGTTTTAATCGTTTAACCCATTGTAAAATAAGGTAA
- a CDS encoding DUF3574 domain-containing protein: MKRYIITLALCIFVLSDTGFADTKDNQGYIVKLYFGRTMKDDKDNISYVSDKMFKNFENKYITPAFPDGYTENDARGYWRSPTGTTYSEKTKVVTILADDKSKQLEQKVNNLVNVYEKAYHQESVLVTYTKTDYSFI; the protein is encoded by the coding sequence ATGAAGAGATATATAATTACACTAGCATTATGTATATTTGTGTTATCGGATACTGGCTTTGCAGATACCAAAGATAATCAAGGATATATAGTCAAACTTTACTTTGGCAGAACTATGAAAGATGATAAAGATAATATCTCTTACGTTTCAGATAAGATGTTCAAAAATTTTGAGAACAAATACATAACACCCGCTTTCCCTGATGGTTATACTGAAAATGATGCTAGAGGCTATTGGCGTAGCCCAACAGGAACCACTTATAGTGAAAAAACCAAAGTTGTCACGATACTTGCAGATGATAAATCAAAACAACTTGAGCAAAAAGTAAACAATCTAGTTAATGTCTACGAGAAAGCATATCATCAAGAAAGTGTCTTAGTAACGTACACAAAGACAGATTATTCTTTTATCTAA
- a CDS encoding sulfite exporter TauE/SafE family protein, which translates to MLIILGAIVGFVASFISTLLGGGAGLIAVPAFYFIIVHTYGADFAMQIAIATCCGMSIFLSSIATYKHYRKGNIHLGELKYYLVYLSIGALVGSIVAKHINTDLLKIVFAILLFGSGIWMILHNDNKVVKLPRSARYSIFGFCGILSVLASSTTFATMFFIKIGTDIKKAIAITSVCVLINSSIAAFVLTYGISVNVPSTLGYLNIPLLVSSGIFALAGSLLAVNYLGIISPKLLKNLFIVLMFVSGGVMII; encoded by the coding sequence ATGTTAATCATATTAGGAGCAATTGTTGGTTTTGTAGCTAGTTTTATTTCTACGCTACTTGGTGGAGGAGCAGGTTTGATAGCTGTTCCAGCTTTTTATTTTATAATTGTACATACTTATGGAGCTGACTTTGCTATGCAAATAGCTATAGCAACTTGTTGTGGGATGTCTATATTTTTAAGTTCTATAGCAACATACAAACACTATCGTAAAGGTAATATACACTTGGGAGAGTTAAAGTATTATTTAGTATATTTATCTATAGGGGCGCTAGTAGGCTCAATAGTTGCAAAACATATAAATACAGATCTTTTGAAAATAGTCTTTGCAATATTGTTATTTGGAAGTGGTATCTGGATGATATTGCACAATGATAATAAGGTTGTTAAATTACCTAGAAGCGCTAGATATAGTATTTTTGGATTTTGTGGTATTTTGAGTGTTTTGGCAAGCTCAACAACATTTGCAACAATGTTTTTTATAAAGATTGGTACTGATATCAAAAAAGCTATAGCTATAACTAGTGTCTGTGTGCTTATAAACTCATCAATTGCAGCATTTGTGCTTACTTATGGAATTAGTGTTAATGTACCATCAACACTTGGTTATCTAAATATTCCATTGTTAGTATCATCGGGTATATTTGCATTGGCAGGTAGTCTTTTGGCAGTTAATTATTTAGGGATAATTTCTCCAAAGCTTCTAAAGAATTTATTCATAGTTTTGATGTTTGTTTCTGGCGGTGTAATGATTATCTAA
- the rph gene encoding ribonuclease PH: protein MRPSGRNNDQLRSLKVTHNFTKHAEGSVLIEFGDTKVLCTASVVAGVPRFKKDSGEGWLTAEYGMLPRSTHTRMDREAARGKQSGRTQEIQRLIGRALRASVDLTKIGENTIKVDCDVIQADGGTRTASITGASLAIRDAIDYMKQNGMLDEQTNPLMSQVAAISVGIYNNEPVLDLDYDEDSNAETDMNVVMNSNGGMIEIQGTAEGKDFSEEEFAKMLGLAKKGIKEIFESIF, encoded by the coding sequence ATGCGTCCAAGTGGAAGAAATAACGATCAATTACGTAGTTTAAAAGTTACACATAATTTTACAAAACATGCTGAAGGTTCAGTTTTAATAGAATTTGGTGATACTAAAGTTTTATGCACAGCTTCTGTAGTTGCTGGCGTACCAAGATTCAAAAAAGATTCTGGTGAGGGGTGGTTAACTGCTGAATATGGTATGTTACCGCGTTCAACTCATACTCGTATGGATAGAGAAGCTGCTAGAGGTAAGCAATCTGGTAGAACACAAGAAATCCAAAGACTAATTGGTAGAGCATTACGCGCAAGTGTTGACTTAACAAAAATAGGTGAGAATACTATCAAAGTTGACTGTGATGTAATCCAAGCAGATGGCGGCACACGTACAGCATCTATTACTGGAGCATCATTAGCTATCAGGGATGCCATAGATTATATGAAGCAAAATGGTATGCTTGATGAGCAAACTAATCCATTAATGTCTCAAGTTGCTGCAATATCTGTAGGTATTTACAATAATGAGCCTGTACTTGATTTAGATTATGATGAAGACTCTAATGCTGAAACAGATATGAATGTAGTTATGAACTCAAATGGTGGTATGATTGAGATTCAAGGTACAGCAGAAGGCAAAGACTTCTCAGAAGAAGAATTTGCTAAAATGCTAGGTCTTGCTAAAAAAGGTATTAAAGAAATATTTGAAAGTATATTCTAG
- a CDS encoding LemA family protein codes for MSIGIILLIIIAIAAVYIVMTYNKLIAEIETVKNSEKQIDVQLDRRAKVFDSLVNVVKKYMDYEQTTLKQVVALRNQANLAKANGDIQERINAENQISDLAKGINVQFENYPELKANQNVIQLQEEITSTENKLAFAKQALNDSIERYNAHKKSFFAGMVVNIFKKLNEEFVYWNISEEKKQQLEDSRVEL; via the coding sequence ATGTCTATAGGAATAATTCTACTGATAATTATAGCTATAGCTGCTGTATATATAGTTATGACTTACAACAAACTAATAGCAGAGATCGAAACTGTCAAAAATTCTGAAAAACAAATCGATGTACAACTTGATCGCAGAGCCAAAGTATTTGACTCATTAGTAAATGTTGTCAAAAAGTATATGGACTACGAGCAAACAACACTAAAGCAAGTTGTAGCACTAAGAAACCAAGCTAATTTAGCTAAAGCAAATGGCGATATTCAAGAAAGAATAAATGCTGAAAATCAGATCTCTGATCTAGCAAAAGGTATAAATGTTCAATTTGAGAACTATCCAGAATTAAAAGCTAATCAAAACGTAATTCAGTTACAAGAGGAAATTACATCTACTGAAAATAAATTAGCTTTTGCTAAACAAGCTCTTAATGACTCAATAGAAAGATACAATGCTCATAAAAAATCCTTCTTTGCTGGGATGGTAGTTAATATCTTCAAGAAGCTAAATGAAGAATTTGTATACTGGAATATCTCAGAAGAGAAAAAACAACAACTAGAAGACTCTAGAGTGGAACTATAA
- the ubiA gene encoding 4-hydroxybenzoate octaprenyltransferase encodes MQSNTKFKAYIMLMRLHRPIPILLILWPTLTALVLASHGIPDIKYLIIFTIGVVVMRTVGCIVNDIADIDFDKHVERTNTRPLTSGKLSVKNALYLCLALTIVAFICVLFLNLYTILLSFIALFLAVLYPFCKRFFAIPQLVLGLAFNFGIFMAFSATQNKIPLEAWIFYLSTICWTIAYDTIYALADRDFDLEIGIKSSAVLFGDKVFKYIFLFNFISLVLLIALGIYLSFNIIFYIGVVISAFLFIRNYFLYKKLGIANCIKAFSDNHWIGLIIFIIVVIQYL; translated from the coding sequence ATGCAGAGTAATACAAAATTCAAAGCATATATTATGCTAATGAGATTGCATCGCCCTATTCCAATACTGCTAATTCTTTGGCCAACTCTTACCGCACTAGTTTTGGCAAGTCATGGTATTCCAGATATTAAATATTTGATTATCTTCACTATTGGTGTGGTTGTAATGCGTACAGTGGGTTGTATTGTTAATGATATTGCAGACATAGATTTCGACAAACATGTAGAGCGTACCAATACTCGACCTTTAACCAGTGGTAAACTTAGTGTCAAGAATGCATTATACTTGTGTCTAGCTCTTACGATAGTTGCTTTTATCTGTGTATTGTTCTTAAACTTATACACAATTTTACTATCATTTATAGCTCTATTTTTAGCTGTTTTATATCCATTTTGTAAAAGGTTCTTTGCAATTCCTCAGTTGGTACTTGGCTTAGCGTTTAATTTTGGTATTTTTATGGCTTTCTCGGCTACACAAAACAAAATACCTCTAGAAGCTTGGATATTTTATCTATCAACAATATGTTGGACTATAGCTTACGATACTATCTATGCATTAGCTGATCGAGATTTTGATTTAGAAATTGGTATTAAGTCATCAGCTGTTTTATTTGGAGATAAAGTATTTAAGTACATCTTTTTATTCAATTTCATATCATTAGTACTTCTGATAGCTCTAGGTATATATCTAAGCTTTAATATTATTTTTTATATAGGTGTTGTTATTAGTGCTTTTTTATTTATCAGAAATTATTTCTTATACAAAAAACTAGGTATAGCTAACTGTATAAAAGCTTTTTCTGATAATCATTGGATTGGCTTGATAATATTTATCATAGTGGTTATACAATATCTTTAG